A region from the Janthinobacterium agaricidamnosum genome encodes:
- a CDS encoding c-type cytochrome has protein sequence MLLGMLGFCANARAAPAAAPARMPAASAELIKRGEYVARLGDCVACHTSPNGAAMAGGLELKTPFGTIYSTNITPDAKTGLGTYTFAQFDRAMRKGVAADGHNLYPAMPYPSYAKITPDDMQALYAYLQRGVAPVAQQNRETDMKWPFSMRWGLSLWNAVFLDDAPFKPDSAKSAQWNRGSYLAQGLGHCGSCHTPRGVAFQEKTMGQDGGSGKHYLSGFTFDGWHAVNLRNLWTPGDIVQLLKTGRNSFGTAAGSMTEVITHSTQYFTDADLDALAHYLHGLPAKDGAAAPPKKTAPVVAASNDALYNTRGGLGYLQFCATCHRRDGRGVENIFPPLAQNDSVQSKDATSVIHIALTGWQSAVTQHSPRSFGMPAYDRLADTELAEILTFVRGKWGNQGAPVTPAQIAKVRKELKLKAPDAGGFVTPRFAALTADPNASQLIHGMQLMTETRARLPQNVGNDLNCSSCHLNGGTVANGSPFLGISAFFPSEAPRAGKVISLGERINGCFRRSMHGKPLPVDGPDLQAMVAYIDWMKGATQAGDKVAGRGVAKIDRALLPDPVHGKKVYAEQCAVCHGANGEGIKGANGVVAFPPLWGERSFNIGAGMARTYTAAGFVKANMVMGHGQKFPLGQGNLSDQDAVDVAEYFTHMPRPDFPDKVKDWPKGGKPKDARY, from the coding sequence ATGCTTCTGGGCATGCTGGGCTTCTGCGCCAACGCCAGGGCGGCACCCGCCGCCGCGCCCGCCAGGATGCCCGCAGCCTCGGCCGAGCTGATCAAGCGCGGCGAATACGTCGCCCGCCTTGGCGACTGCGTGGCCTGCCATACCAGCCCGAACGGCGCCGCCATGGCCGGCGGCCTGGAACTGAAAACGCCGTTCGGCACCATCTACAGCACGAATATCACGCCCGACGCGAAGACGGGCCTGGGCACGTACACGTTTGCCCAGTTCGACCGCGCCATGCGCAAGGGCGTGGCGGCGGACGGCCACAATCTGTACCCGGCCATGCCCTACCCTTCCTACGCGAAGATCACGCCCGACGACATGCAGGCGCTGTACGCCTATCTGCAGCGGGGCGTGGCGCCCGTGGCGCAGCAAAACCGCGAAACGGACATGAAATGGCCGTTCAGCATGCGCTGGGGCTTGTCGCTGTGGAACGCCGTCTTCCTCGACGACGCACCGTTCAAGCCCGACAGCGCCAAGTCGGCCCAGTGGAACCGGGGCAGCTACCTGGCCCAAGGGTTGGGCCATTGCGGCTCCTGCCACACGCCGCGCGGCGTGGCTTTCCAGGAAAAAACCATGGGCCAGGACGGCGGCAGCGGCAAGCACTACCTGTCCGGTTTTACCTTCGATGGCTGGCATGCGGTGAACCTGCGCAATCTGTGGACGCCGGGCGACATCGTGCAATTGCTGAAAACCGGCCGCAACAGTTTCGGCACGGCGGCCGGCAGCATGACGGAAGTCATCACGCACAGCACGCAATACTTCACGGATGCCGACCTCGACGCGCTGGCGCACTACCTGCACGGCTTGCCGGCCAAGGATGGGGCGGCCGCGCCGCCGAAGAAAACGGCGCCCGTCGTGGCGGCCAGCAACGATGCCCTGTACAACACGCGGGGCGGCCTCGGCTACCTGCAGTTCTGCGCCACCTGCCACCGCCGCGACGGCCGTGGCGTGGAAAACATCTTCCCGCCGCTGGCGCAGAACGACTCGGTGCAATCGAAAGACGCCACCTCCGTCATCCATATCGCGCTGACGGGCTGGCAGTCGGCCGTCACGCAGCACTCGCCCCGCTCGTTCGGCATGCCCGCGTATGACCGCCTGGCGGACACGGAACTGGCGGAAATCCTCACCTTTGTGCGCGGCAAGTGGGGCAACCAGGGCGCACCCGTGACCCCGGCGCAGATCGCCAAAGTGCGCAAGGAGCTCAAGCTCAAGGCGCCGGACGCGGGCGGCTTCGTCACGCCCCGCTTCGCCGCCCTGACGGCCGATCCGAACGCCAGTCAATTGATTCACGGCATGCAGCTGATGACGGAAACACGGGCCCGGCTGCCGCAAAACGTGGGCAACGACCTCAATTGCAGCAGCTGCCACCTGAATGGCGGCACCGTGGCCAACGGTTCGCCCTTCCTCGGCATTTCCGCCTTCTTCCCGTCGGAAGCGCCGCGTGCCGGCAAGGTCATCAGCCTGGGAGAGCGCATCAACGGCTGCTTCCGCCGCTCCATGCACGGCAAGCCGCTGCCCGTGGACGGCCCCGACCTGCAGGCGATGGTCGCCTACATCGACTGGATGAAGGGCGCCACGCAAGCGGGCGACAAGGTGGCGGGACGCGGCGTGGCGAAGATTGACCGGGCTCTGCTGCCCGATCCCGTGCATGGCAAAAAAGTGTATGCCGAGCAATGCGCCGTTTGCCATGGCGCGAATGGCGAAGGCATCAAGGGCGCCAACGGCGTCGTCGCCTTCCCGCCGCTGTGGGGTGAGCGTTCCTTCAACATTGGCGCCGGCATGGCCCGCACCTACACGGCGGCCGGCTTCGTCAAGGCCAATATGGTGATGGGCCACGGCCAGAAATTCCCGCTGGGACAAGGCAACCTGTCCGACCAGGACGCCGTCGACGTGGCCGAATATTTTACGCACATGCCCCGTCCGGACTTCCCCGACAAGGTCAAGGATTGGCCCAAGGGCGGCAAGCCGAAGGATGCGCGCTACTGA
- a CDS encoding LysR family transcriptional regulator: protein MDNLRKLDLNLLLTLNALLIERNVTRAAARLHLSQPSVSVQLGKLRAAFDDPLLLPGPRGMLPTARALALLAPLQAVLAQLEQVLQPEAAFDPATAQVRWNLAAADAAEYAILLPMLPALRAQAPLSRMAVFEAVPARMAHDLETGQVDLGFLAQEEAPPGLRHRTLFTEHYVLAGRHDHPLLQSPPKLDQFCALEFIVVSPNGGGFRSNVDTALEKLGRTRKVVLSVPHFLIVPPLLTASDMVALLPSRLLKNALGALRTWEPPVALPDYEMAMVWHERMHLDPAHRWLRERILASLQAPLHDFPL from the coding sequence ATGGACAATTTGCGCAAGCTGGACCTGAACCTGCTGCTGACCCTCAACGCCCTGCTGATCGAGCGCAACGTCACGCGGGCGGCCGCGCGACTGCACCTGAGCCAGCCCTCCGTCAGCGTGCAACTGGGCAAGCTGCGCGCGGCCTTCGACGATCCGCTGCTCTTGCCCGGTCCGCGCGGCATGCTGCCCACGGCGCGGGCGCTGGCCCTGCTGGCGCCCTTGCAAGCCGTGCTGGCCCAGCTGGAGCAAGTCTTGCAACCCGAAGCGGCCTTCGATCCGGCCACGGCCCAGGTGCGCTGGAACCTGGCGGCGGCCGACGCCGCCGAATATGCGATCCTGCTGCCCATGCTGCCCGCCCTGCGCGCGCAGGCGCCGTTGTCGCGCATGGCCGTGTTCGAAGCCGTGCCGGCGCGCATGGCGCACGACCTGGAAACGGGCCAGGTCGACCTGGGTTTCCTGGCGCAGGAAGAAGCGCCGCCCGGCTTGCGCCACCGCACGCTGTTCACTGAACACTATGTGCTGGCGGGCCGCCACGACCACCCGTTGCTGCAATCGCCGCCCAAGCTCGACCAGTTCTGCGCGCTGGAATTCATCGTCGTCTCGCCCAACGGCGGCGGTTTCCGCAGCAACGTCGATACGGCACTGGAAAAGCTGGGGCGCACGCGCAAGGTGGTGCTGTCCGTGCCGCATTTCCTGATCGTGCCGCCCTTGCTGACAGCGTCCGACATGGTGGCCCTGCTGCCGTCGCGCCTGCTGAAGAATGCGCTGGGCGCGCTGCGCACCTGGGAGCCGCCCGTCGCCCTGCCCGACTACGAAATGGCCATGGTCTGGCACGAACGCATGCACCTGGACCCGGCGCACCGCTGGCTGCGCGAACGCATCCTGGCCAGCTTGCAGGCGCCGCTACACGATTTCCCGCTATAA
- a CDS encoding amidase — protein sequence MQLHEYTSFDGLGLAQLLREGAVSAAELHDAAQRACAAVNPQINAVVELWPADVSQVDGTAPFAGVPFLIKDVAVTMAGQRSEAGSRLGAGHVASADSHLMTQFRAAGLATFGRTSTPEMAFATTTEPVLYGATRNPWNVHLSAGGSSGGAAAAVAAGIVPLAHATDAAGSIRVPAASTGLFGFKPSRGRVSNGPAMDEIFSGLGVQLGVSRSVRDSAALLDCVQGVLPGEPYVTNPPGHSWLSQVSVAPGKLRIAVQRTASNGARPVPAVDAALQDTVRLLESLGHHVEEVSPALGVSWQAFVQANAGIWCANLVPWIDGLARESGRTVSLDTLEPATLACYRYGQTVSAVDFVAALDVRNTVTRQAGALFEQYDVLLTPTMPDMPWQLGCYGENEEKLDGLGWTARLFEHSPYTPLANVAGLPAMSVPLAMSNDGLPIGMQFMAGYGNDGTLLRLAGQLERAAPWLPRRPPVWAGKVQARLADG from the coding sequence ATGCAACTGCATGAATATACAAGCTTTGATGGATTAGGACTGGCCCAGCTGCTGCGCGAGGGCGCCGTTTCCGCCGCCGAATTGCACGACGCAGCCCAGCGCGCCTGCGCCGCCGTCAATCCGCAGATCAATGCCGTGGTCGAGCTGTGGCCGGCCGATGTATCGCAGGTGGACGGCACCGCGCCATTCGCCGGCGTGCCATTCCTGATCAAGGATGTGGCCGTCACCATGGCGGGCCAGCGCAGCGAAGCGGGCAGCCGCCTGGGCGCCGGCCATGTCGCGTCCGCCGATTCCCATCTGATGACGCAGTTCCGCGCCGCCGGCCTGGCGACGTTCGGCCGCACCAGCACGCCGGAAATGGCGTTTGCCACCACCACCGAACCGGTCTTATATGGCGCCACGCGCAACCCGTGGAACGTCCACCTGAGCGCGGGCGGCTCCAGCGGCGGCGCGGCGGCGGCCGTGGCGGCTGGCATCGTGCCGCTGGCGCATGCGACGGATGCGGCCGGCTCCATCCGCGTGCCCGCCGCCTCGACGGGCCTGTTCGGCTTCAAGCCCAGCCGGGGACGGGTGTCGAACGGCCCCGCCATGGACGAAATCTTCAGCGGCCTGGGCGTGCAGCTGGGCGTGAGCCGCAGCGTGCGCGACAGCGCCGCCTTGCTCGACTGCGTGCAGGGCGTGCTGCCGGGTGAGCCGTATGTGACGAATCCTCCCGGCCACAGCTGGTTGTCGCAGGTGAGCGTGGCGCCGGGCAAGCTGCGCATCGCCGTGCAGCGGACCGCCAGCAATGGCGCCCGGCCCGTACCCGCCGTCGATGCCGCGCTGCAAGACACCGTGCGCCTGCTGGAAAGCCTGGGCCACCACGTGGAAGAAGTGTCGCCCGCGCTGGGCGTGTCGTGGCAAGCCTTCGTACAAGCCAATGCCGGCATCTGGTGCGCCAACCTGGTGCCGTGGATAGACGGCCTGGCGCGGGAAAGCGGGCGGACCGTGTCGCTCGATACGCTGGAACCGGCCACGTTGGCCTGCTACCGGTACGGGCAGACGGTGTCGGCCGTCGATTTCGTGGCCGCGCTCGACGTGCGCAACACCGTCACGCGTCAGGCCGGCGCCTTGTTTGAGCAGTACGACGTGCTGCTCACGCCCACCATGCCGGATATGCCGTGGCAACTGGGGTGCTATGGAGAAAACGAGGAAAAGCTCGATGGGCTGGGCTGGACGGCACGCCTGTTCGAGCATTCGCCGTACACGCCGCTGGCCAACGTGGCGGGCTTGCCGGCCATGTCCGTGCCGCTGGCCATGTCCAATGATGGCTTGCCGATCGGCATGCAGTTCATGGCCGGGTATGGAAACGATGGAACCTTGCTGCGCCTGGCGGGCCAGCTGGAGCGGGCGGCGCCATGGCTTCCAAGGCGGCCGCCTGTGTGGGCAGGCAAGGTGCAAGCACGCCTTGCGGACGGCTGA
- a CDS encoding DUF2061 domain-containing protein, whose product MFTAIKTFSQVCTHMSIAFGLAYLLTGSLALGGLAAIIEPIINVSLLPWHEKAWHAIRRRYAASRLGFAALAGEKLSQTAMHMGVAFSVMYWATGSMAFGGLLAVVEPICNVIVLPFHDRLWERFRFRMEGRGAAQLTTMPT is encoded by the coding sequence TTGTTCACAGCCATCAAAACATTCAGCCAGGTGTGCACGCACATGTCGATCGCCTTCGGCCTAGCCTATTTGCTGACGGGCTCGTTGGCACTCGGTGGCCTGGCCGCAATCATCGAACCGATCATCAATGTGAGCCTGCTGCCGTGGCATGAAAAAGCCTGGCACGCGATCCGCCGCCGCTACGCGGCCAGCCGCCTGGGCTTTGCCGCCCTGGCCGGTGAAAAGCTGAGCCAGACGGCCATGCACATGGGCGTCGCTTTCAGCGTCATGTACTGGGCCACGGGTTCCATGGCCTTCGGCGGCTTGCTGGCCGTGGTCGAGCCCATCTGCAACGTGATCGTGCTGCCCTTCCACGACCGGCTGTGGGAACGATTTCGTTTCCGTATGGAAGGCCGGGGCGCGGCGCAGCTGACTACGATGCCCACCTGA
- a CDS encoding Tn3 family transposase, with protein MTNIHETAYPRLKQEFTEQELGAIYTPSRAQIDHIFTLYRQASHRTFLLIQLMLLQRLGYFVPLSSIPSIVVRHICEHSGLRVPAKRALAQYDQSGSKTTHQRRLRGYVGIRVMDSSDEYWLEDQALQAAHTKQELPDIINVLIEELVQRRLELPGFTYLFRLARHSRTSVNDGIYKAVAGGLPTCVVERFEHMLTAGKNLRIWDSLKREPKQPNVRAVTDFLAHIETMIALAQDLPNTEAIAATKREQLVLEARALDVAEMRRLKPLKRHTLIVLLIQSQLQKAMDDIAEIFIKTIRSLHNGAEERLRQYHLQHAEQIERLIGQFREVLTVLSDEGSDEERVARVEQSLDGDLGAWITECDEHMAYAGNNYYPFMLVGYVGKRSLLFKCLEALSLKSSSQDQSLLAAIAIIQKHRSSHKEQLPAAEGALPELALDWMSDKWRKLVFGRVAADAPANVHRKYFELAVMTQVMDELKSGDLYVEHSGDYDDYRNHLVDWEQYEREVKAYGELVGLSVEAPAFVAQLRDKLGSLARDVDSRFPQNSLADIDESGIVIRRMERPKPPPELDAIEQMVTNEMDPVSILDVLTETEKWLDLHKLFGPLSGFEAKVDDPRKRFITTLFCYGCNLGATQTARSIKGLSRKQVAWLNLKHVTEQRLDKAIVKVINAYNRFALPRYWGSGKSASADGTKWNIYEANLLSEYHIRYGGYGGIGYYHVSDKYIALFSHFIPCGVYEAVYILDGLINNQSDIQPDTLHGDTQAQSTPVFGLASLLGIDLMPRIRNIKDLVFFKADKADQYDNIGSLFRGSIDWELIARHMKDMLRVVISIKAGKIAPSTILRRLGTASRKNKLYYAFRELGRVHRTMFLLKYINDAELRRTIHAATNKSEEFNGFIKWLFFGGEGIIAENVRHEQRKVIKYNQLVANMVILHNVHEMTRLLKTIQAKGYVLTEEVLRGLAPYRKGHINRFGEYMLDLEREVAPMNYKVEFTK; from the coding sequence ATGACGAATATTCATGAAACGGCTTATCCACGCCTGAAACAAGAATTCACTGAGCAGGAGCTCGGGGCGATCTACACGCCTTCGCGCGCTCAAATTGACCATATCTTCACGCTGTATCGCCAAGCATCGCATCGTACTTTTTTGCTGATCCAACTTATGCTGTTGCAAAGGCTCGGTTATTTCGTCCCTTTGTCGAGCATCCCGTCTATCGTGGTGCGGCATATCTGCGAACATAGCGGTCTGCGCGTTCCGGCAAAACGAGCGCTGGCGCAATACGATCAATCCGGTAGCAAGACAACACACCAGCGCCGTCTGCGCGGGTACGTGGGGATCCGGGTGATGGACTCGTCCGATGAATACTGGCTGGAAGATCAGGCCCTGCAGGCTGCCCATACCAAGCAGGAGCTACCCGACATTATCAATGTCCTGATTGAAGAGTTGGTCCAGCGTCGCCTGGAACTGCCTGGATTCACCTACTTGTTCAGGCTGGCTCGCCATTCCCGTACCAGCGTCAATGACGGCATCTATAAGGCGGTGGCTGGCGGATTGCCAACTTGCGTGGTCGAGCGTTTTGAACACATGCTCACTGCGGGTAAGAACCTGCGCATATGGGATAGCCTCAAACGCGAGCCGAAGCAGCCCAATGTGCGTGCGGTGACGGATTTCCTGGCCCACATTGAGACCATGATCGCGCTGGCGCAGGATCTGCCCAATACCGAGGCCATCGCCGCAACCAAGCGTGAACAACTCGTTTTGGAGGCGCGTGCCCTGGATGTGGCGGAAATGCGGCGGCTCAAGCCACTCAAGCGCCACACCCTCATCGTGCTGCTGATTCAAAGCCAGTTGCAGAAGGCAATGGACGATATCGCCGAAATCTTCATCAAGACCATCCGCAGCTTGCATAACGGTGCCGAGGAACGGTTGCGGCAATATCACCTGCAGCACGCCGAACAGATTGAGCGTTTGATCGGACAGTTCCGCGAAGTGCTGACCGTCCTGAGCGACGAGGGCAGCGACGAGGAGCGCGTCGCTAGGGTCGAGCAATCCCTCGACGGGGATCTTGGGGCATGGATCACTGAATGCGACGAGCACATGGCGTATGCTGGCAATAACTATTATCCGTTCATGCTGGTCGGGTATGTTGGCAAGCGCAGCCTGCTCTTCAAGTGCCTCGAAGCGCTCAGTCTGAAATCGAGCTCCCAGGATCAGAGCCTGCTGGCGGCGATCGCCATCATCCAAAAGCATCGCTCCAGCCACAAGGAACAACTGCCAGCGGCAGAAGGTGCGCTACCTGAATTGGCACTGGACTGGATGTCCGATAAGTGGCGCAAGCTGGTTTTTGGCCGAGTCGCAGCCGATGCCCCAGCGAACGTGCATCGCAAGTATTTCGAACTTGCCGTGATGACGCAAGTCATGGATGAACTCAAGTCGGGCGATCTGTACGTCGAGCATAGCGGCGACTACGATGATTATCGCAACCACCTGGTGGACTGGGAGCAATACGAGCGTGAAGTGAAAGCCTATGGTGAACTGGTAGGGCTGTCGGTGGAAGCTCCGGCGTTTGTCGCGCAGTTGCGCGACAAACTCGGCAGTCTAGCGCGCGACGTTGACAGCCGATTCCCGCAAAATAGCCTTGCCGATATAGACGAGAGCGGCATTGTGATCCGTCGCATGGAGCGCCCGAAGCCGCCACCCGAACTTGACGCCATCGAGCAGATGGTCACCAATGAAATGGATCCGGTGAGCATCCTTGATGTATTGACCGAGACTGAAAAATGGTTGGACTTGCATAAACTCTTCGGTCCGTTGTCCGGCTTCGAGGCCAAAGTAGACGATCCGCGCAAGCGCTTCATCACTACGTTGTTTTGCTATGGTTGTAACCTGGGCGCCACGCAAACCGCACGCTCGATCAAGGGACTGAGCCGCAAGCAGGTGGCCTGGCTCAATCTCAAGCATGTCACCGAGCAGCGTCTGGACAAGGCGATCGTCAAGGTGATCAATGCATACAACCGCTTCGCATTGCCACGTTATTGGGGGTCGGGAAAGAGCGCGTCGGCCGACGGTACCAAATGGAACATTTACGAGGCTAACCTGCTTTCCGAATACCATATCCGCTACGGTGGATACGGCGGCATTGGCTACTACCATGTGTCCGACAAGTACATCGCGTTGTTCAGTCACTTTATTCCATGCGGCGTCTATGAGGCGGTTTACATCCTCGATGGGCTAATCAACAACCAGTCGGACATCCAGCCAGATACGCTGCACGGCGATACCCAGGCCCAAAGCACGCCTGTCTTTGGCCTGGCTTCGCTGCTGGGTATCGACCTGATGCCGCGCATCCGCAATATCAAAGATCTGGTGTTCTTCAAGGCGGACAAGGCCGACCAGTATGACAATATTGGCAGCCTGTTCCGTGGATCGATCGACTGGGAACTGATCGCGCGTCATATGAAGGACATGCTGCGCGTCGTTATTTCCATAAAAGCGGGCAAGATTGCGCCATCGACGATCCTGCGCCGCCTAGGGACCGCTAGCCGCAAGAACAAGCTCTACTACGCGTTCCGCGAGCTCGGTAGGGTACATCGGACAATGTTCCTGCTCAAGTACATCAACGACGCGGAATTGCGTCGTACCATCCATGCAGCAACCAACAAGAGCGAGGAATTCAACGGCTTCATCAAATGGTTGTTTTTTGGGGGCGAAGGCATCATTGCCGAAAACGTTCGGCACGAACAGCGCAAGGTTATCAAGTACAACCAGCTCGTTGCGAACATGGTCATCCTGCACAATGTCCATGAGATGACGCGGCTCCTCAAGACAATACAGGCAAAGGGATATGTGCTAACGGAGGAGGTGCTTCGCGGCTTAGCGCCATATCGGAAAGGGCACATCAACCGATTCGGCGAATACATGCTGGACCTTGAGCGAGAGGTGGCCCCGATGAACTACAAAGTCGAATTTACTAAATAA
- a CDS encoding TolC family protein, which translates to MPIPYSVQSHARVVRLRPFMKTALALALTFPLLAFVHDARAAPQPITFTEALQQAVVRSRQLHAQDQATVAAHEMAVAVAQRPDPTLKVGIDNVPLSGSDRFSLSGDFMTMRRIGISQELTRADKLRWRSARLEREADKAQAQKDVALAAIQRDTAISWLNVYYIRKMSVVLTEQVVFSRQEIDAATAAYRGGRGSQADVLAARSALLTLEDRASQVERDLNTAKNMLVRWTGSSGELADASMPDLGTIPLDPVLLDTELAHRPQIMVLNRQEEAAQADVNLAQANRRPDWSIEFAFQQRGAAYSNMVSIGLSLPLQWDRKNRQDRELGSKLALVEQARSERDELLREDAANIRALLIEWRSGQERSERYALQLLPLADERSLALLASYRGGKASLAEVLAARRNSADMHVQLLQLQMNTAQFWAQLRFLFPDTASAQISAVHSQQELK; encoded by the coding sequence ATGCCAATCCCGTACTCCGTGCAGTCGCATGCACGCGTCGTCCGTCTTCGCCCATTCATGAAGACGGCGCTCGCTCTCGCCCTTACTTTTCCGCTGCTTGCCTTCGTTCATGATGCGCGCGCGGCCCCCCAGCCAATCACCTTCACCGAGGCGCTGCAGCAGGCTGTCGTCCGCTCGCGCCAACTTCATGCGCAGGACCAGGCCACTGTCGCTGCACATGAAATGGCGGTAGCGGTGGCGCAGCGCCCCGATCCCACTCTCAAGGTCGGCATCGATAATGTGCCCTTAAGTGGCAGTGATCGCTTTAGTTTGAGCGGGGATTTCATGACGATGCGGCGCATCGGCATTTCGCAGGAACTGACACGCGCCGATAAATTGCGCTGGCGTTCCGCACGTCTTGAGCGCGAAGCCGACAAGGCGCAGGCGCAAAAAGATGTCGCACTCGCCGCGATTCAGCGCGACACGGCGATCTCCTGGCTCAACGTCTACTACATTCGGAAAATGTCAGTAGTTCTGACAGAACAAGTGGTCTTTTCCCGCCAGGAAATTGACGCCGCTACGGCCGCCTATCGGGGCGGGCGTGGCAGCCAGGCCGACGTGCTGGCTGCGCGTTCTGCCTTGTTAACCCTTGAGGACCGAGCCAGTCAGGTCGAACGCGACCTCAATACGGCAAAAAACATGCTGGTGCGTTGGACCGGCAGCAGCGGCGAACTTGCCGATGCCAGCATGCCCGACTTGGGCACCATCCCTCTGGACCCGGTGTTGCTCGACACTGAACTGGCGCACCGCCCGCAGATCATGGTGTTGAATCGGCAGGAAGAAGCCGCCCAGGCGGACGTCAATCTGGCGCAAGCGAACCGACGCCCGGACTGGAGTATCGAGTTCGCATTCCAGCAGCGCGGTGCGGCCTATTCAAACATGGTCTCCATTGGCCTGTCTCTGCCATTGCAGTGGGATCGCAAGAACCGGCAGGACCGCGAACTAGGCTCCAAACTCGCCTTGGTCGAACAAGCCAGGAGCGAGCGCGACGAACTGCTGCGGGAAGATGCTGCCAACATCCGTGCCTTGCTCATCGAATGGAGGAGTGGCCAAGAACGTAGCGAGCGCTACGCGCTCCAGCTATTGCCACTAGCCGACGAGCGCAGCCTGGCGCTCCTGGCCTCCTATCGTGGCGGTAAAGCCTCTTTGGCCGAGGTGCTCGCTGCCAGGCGTAACAGTGCTGACATGCACGTTCAGTTGCTGCAGTTGCAGATGAATACAGCCCAGTTTTGGGCACAGCTTCGCTTCCTCTTTCCCGACACCGCAAGCGCGCAGATTTCCGCAGTACATAGCCAGCAGGAACTCAAATGA
- a CDS encoding efflux RND transporter periplasmic adaptor subunit — translation MNNKKLRVLVLAGALAAVAYAGYQFGVRQAHQTVSTGDVKAVSGNAAGAASAANKKPLYWHDPMVPGQKFDKPGKSPFMDMPLVPVYAAGDGEDSNVTISPRVQQNLGVRTALVTSGRMSAGLVAVGNVAYNERDVALVQARSGGFVERLYARALLDPVEKGQPLADLYVPDWIAAQEDYLASRRMQGNETASLVDAARQRMRLVGMSEGQIRLVESSGKVHPRLTVSAPISGVIAELGAREGMTVSAGAPLFRINGLATVWVNAEVPESVAAKVRPGDAVEAQVQALPGTIFKGKVGAILPEVNAATRTLKARVELANPGAQLLPGMFATLTFASNSGTDVLQVPSEAVIQTGTRSVVMLAQEGGKFMPVDVEVGSEGSGLTEIRKGLSAGQKVVVSAQFLIDSEASLKGTTTRMSDTQSPDADKALPRHHGVGKVEQIGKDEITISHGPITSLQWGAMTMGFKVSSTGLQRNIGIGDRVAFDIQQGEDGSFEIVAIAPTSGAPKPENKPMGGMKAPAGVAK, via the coding sequence ATGAACAATAAGAAATTACGCGTCCTAGTACTTGCGGGTGCCCTTGCAGCGGTCGCTTATGCCGGTTACCAGTTTGGTGTACGACAAGCACATCAGACAGTATCTACAGGTGACGTCAAGGCGGTATCCGGCAACGCAGCAGGCGCCGCGAGTGCTGCCAACAAGAAACCATTATATTGGCATGACCCCATGGTGCCGGGCCAGAAGTTTGACAAACCCGGTAAGTCACCGTTCATGGATATGCCGCTGGTGCCCGTCTATGCTGCGGGGGATGGTGAGGACAGTAATGTTACGATTAGCCCGCGGGTCCAGCAAAACCTGGGAGTGCGCACAGCGCTCGTCACATCAGGAAGGATGTCCGCCGGCTTGGTTGCCGTCGGTAACGTTGCCTATAACGAGCGCGACGTGGCACTGGTGCAGGCGCGTAGCGGTGGATTTGTAGAGCGCTTGTATGCGCGTGCCCTGCTCGATCCGGTGGAAAAGGGGCAACCCTTGGCTGACTTGTATGTCCCTGACTGGATCGCGGCACAAGAAGACTATCTGGCAAGCCGTCGTATGCAAGGCAATGAAACAGCATCCCTGGTCGACGCTGCCCGCCAGCGCATGCGGCTAGTTGGTATGAGTGAGGGGCAAATCCGGCTAGTCGAGTCAAGTGGAAAGGTCCATCCTCGCTTGACGGTTTCAGCACCCATCAGCGGTGTGATCGCAGAGCTTGGCGCCCGCGAAGGAATGACCGTCTCCGCTGGTGCGCCGCTGTTTCGCATCAATGGACTTGCGACAGTATGGGTCAACGCGGAGGTTCCCGAAAGCGTGGCGGCCAAGGTTCGCCCTGGTGACGCCGTCGAAGCGCAGGTACAGGCGCTACCCGGAACTATTTTCAAGGGCAAGGTGGGTGCCATTTTGCCGGAAGTTAATGCCGCGACGCGAACCCTGAAAGCCCGTGTGGAGCTGGCTAACCCCGGCGCTCAGTTGTTGCCCGGTATGTTTGCTACTCTGACCTTCGCGTCAAACAGTGGCACCGATGTTTTGCAGGTGCCGTCGGAGGCAGTCATCCAGACGGGTACGCGCAGCGTTGTCATGCTTGCCCAGGAGGGCGGCAAGTTTATGCCCGTCGATGTGGAGGTCGGCAGCGAAGGCAGTGGTCTCACCGAAATTCGCAAGGGCCTATCCGCTGGTCAGAAAGTGGTCGTCTCGGCGCAGTTCTTGATCGATTCCGAGGCCAGCCTGAAGGGAACGACGACACGCATGAGCGATACGCAGTCCCCTGACGCAGACAAGGCACTTCCGCGCCACCATGGGGTAGGCAAGGTCGAACAGATCGGCAAGGATGAAATCACCATTTCGCATGGCCCTATCACGTCGCTGCAGTGGGGGGCGATGACGATGGGTTTCAAAGTGTCTTCCACGGGCTTGCAGCGCAATATTGGCATAGGTGACCGAGTCGCCTTCGACATCCAGCAAGGCGAGGATGGCAGCTTTGAGATCGTGGCCATTGCGCCGACCTCCGGTGCGCCGAAACCCGAAAATAAACCCATGGGTGGCATGAAAGCACCCGCGGGAGTGGCGAAATGA